CTCGATAGCAAAAACATTGCTTATGGAGCATATTCTGAGACAAATTGGTTAAGTGATATTTTCTTTTCTTGGGTTTTACCCGTATTTATTTTCTTTGGAATTTGGATGTTTTTGGCAAGTCGTATGCAAAAAAATATGGGAAGTTCTATACTGGGTATAGGAAGTTCAAAAAAGCTTGTCAATTCAGAAAAGCCAAAGGTTAAATTCAATGATGTAGCAGGTGTGGAAGAGGCTAAAGAAGAAGTGAAAGAAATTGTGGATTTTCTTAAATTTCCTGAGAGATATATCAAACTTGGTGCTAAAATTCCAAAAGGACTTTTGCTTGTAGGACCTCCAGGCACAGGTAAAACTTTGCTTGCAAAAGCAGTTGCTGGTGAAGCTGATGTACCATTTTTTAGTGTTTCAGGCTCATCTTTTATAGAAATGTTTGTGGGCGTGGGTGCATCTCGTGTGAGGGATTTGTTTGAAAATGCAAAAAAAGAAGCACCGGCTATTGTTTTCATTGATGAAATTGATGCTATCGGTAAGAGTCGTGCGGCAAGTGGTATGATGGGCGGAAATGACGAAAGAGAGCAAACCCTAAATCAGCTTTTAGCCGAAATGGATGGTTTTGGTACTGAGAGTTCTCCAGTGATTGTTTTAGCAGCTACAAACCGCCCAGAGGTTTTAGATGCTGCGCTTTTAAGACCAGGAAGATTTGATAGACAAGTTTTAGTGGATAAGCCTGATTTTAAAGGCAGATGTGAAATTTTAAAAGTGCATATGAAAGATGTTAAAATTTCTCCAAATGTTAAGGTTGAAGATATTGCAAGACTTACAGCCGGACTTGCAGGGGCTGACTTGGCTAATATCATTAATGAAGCAGCGCTTTTGGCGGGCAGGGATTCTAAAAAATATGTAGAGCAAAATGATCTTGTAGAAGCGGTTGAAAGAGCTATAGCTGGGCTTGAGAAAAAATCACGCCGTATTAATGATAAAGAGAAAAAAATCGTGACTTATCATGAGTGCGGTCATGCATTAATTGCTGAAACAACAAAGGGTGCAAAACGCGTAAGTAAAGTTTCTGTGATCCCTCGCGGACTTGCAGCGCTTGGCTATACTTTAAATACCCCTGAAGAAAATAAATTTTTAATGCAAAAACATGAGTTGATCGCTGAAGTTGATGTGCTTTTGGGTGGTCGTGCCGCAGAAGAGGTTTTTATCGGTGAAATTTCAACTGGCGCAAGTAATGATCTTGAAAGAGCTACAGATATCATTAAAGCAATGATTTCTATGTATGGAATGAGTGAGATCGCTGGACTTATGGTTCTTGAAAAACAAAGAAATACATTTTTAAGTGGTGGGCAAACTATAAAAGATTATTCTGAAAAAATGGCAGAGTCTTTAGATGACTATGTTAAAAAAACTTTAGATGAGCGCTATAAAGATGTTAAAGAAACGCTTAGCACTTATAAAGGTGCGATTGAAACTATGGTTAGTGCACTTTATGAAGAAGAAACCATAGAAGGCACAAAAGTAAGAGAGATTATCAAAGAATACGAAGTGCAAAATAATCTTCCGAGCCGTTTGCAAATTATTGGCGAAGAAAATAAAGAAGAAAACAAAGAAAAATGAAAAATATGATTTTGGCAAGAGCAGGATATTTTAGTGTTATTGCTGTTTTTTTATTGTTTTTGCTGGTGCTGATTTTTTGGACTTTTTCATGGTTTTTGTTTTTATTGACTTTGTTTTTGATTTTTTTGTATAGAAATCCTTTGCGCGATAGATTTTGCATGGATAAAAAGGCTATATTATCACCAATTGATGGGCGCGTTGTCTATATAGGCAATGCTTATGATGAGAATTTGGGTGAGTGTGTAAGCCTTGTGATAAAAAATGCTTTTTATAATGTAGGGAGCATAAGATCTTGCGCAAAAGCAGAAATTCAAAATGTTAAGGTAAATCATGGTTTGTTTTTGTGTTCAGAAATTAAGTCTTCATCTTATTTGAATGAGAATATAAGACTTAATTTAAGCGTGTTGGATAAAGAAATGGCTATGATTATTTACGCGGGCTCTTTGGATAGAAAATTAAAATTGTATGATTTTTCTAAAGAGCTTGAAGCTTGCAATGAGCTTAGTTTTACTCACAATGGTAAAGTTTGTCTTTTATTACCAAAAGATACAAGGATTTTAGCAGGACTTGGCGATGAGATTAAAGCTTGTTCTTTGCTTGGATATTTTTCATAAAAGAAAGTGCGATGGATACTAAATTTAATTTCGCGTATATTTTGCCTAATCTTTTCACTGCTATTTCAGCTTTTTTAGGCGTGATTTCCATATTAGCTTCGGTGCAGGGTAAATACGGCGCGGCTTTATTTTATATTATTTTTTCTTTGATTTGCGATGGACTTGATGGACGCGTGGCAAGACTTACAAACACCACTTCTAAATTTGGAGTAGAATTTGATTCTTTAGCAGATTTGGTAGCTTTTGGAGTGGCTCCTGCTGTGCTTTTTTATATGGCAATAGGTTCTGAATTTGGAAGACTTGGTTCTTTAATCACAGCTTTTTTTGTTGTTTTTGGTGCAATCCGTTTAGCGAGGTTTAATGTCACTACAGGCACTTATGAGCCTTCTGTTTTCATAGGTCTCCCTATACCTACAGCGGCTGTGGTAAGTGCTATTTGGACTTTTTCTTTTTTAAGTTATGATTTTTTAAAACCTTATGGGGTCTTTTTTCTTATTTTACAAGCCATTTTAGCTCTTTTGATGGTAAGTAATATCCGCTATCCTAGTTTTAAAAAGGTTGATTTTGGTCGAGCGAATGTTTTAAGGGTTTTGGTGATACTTATGGTTTTTTGTTCTTTTTTATACCTTTATCCTTTGGAAAGTGTGGCTGTTATCGCTACAAGTTATGTATTTTATGGCATTTTAAGAGCAGTTTATACCATGTGTAGTGTGATTTTAAAAAAGACAAATAAAACTTTAAAAAAATAAACTTTAATATTCTTTTTTGGATTTAATAGATTTTTGTTTTTGATGGGTAAAGACGCCTATATATTTTTGTAATTTTTGGTGTTTTATTTATGCATTGCATAAGATAAATTTAAAAAAATTAAATTTATGTTTTTGTATATTTTTAAATACTATTTGCTTTGTGTGTTGATGAATTGAGTATGCACTCAATAGCCAAAGGAATTTAACTTCATATAACACAAAAGCAAGATAAAAAGATTTTTACTCGGTTTTAATAGTTAAAACAGTGAAATTGTAAATTTTTAGCCATAATTTCTTTATCGCAAAGTTAGATGAGTTAAAAGAAAAATTAGCAGAATTAAGGTGATGGCAAAATTATTTCATCACAATCTTTATTGCTCTATTTGCATTTATTGCAACGCAATATCAAAAAAACAGAAATTTATTTAATTATTGCTAGTGCTATAGGTATCATCGTTATGATGATTTTAATTTTAATCTTGCATATTAAGATTAAAAAAACAATACAAGAAATAGAAAAAACTAAAAAGGAGTAAAATGGGAATTTTTTGTTGTTAGTCTTCTTCTATTGGGTATTATAAGTATGGCTATTTGTGGAATTATTGTTATAAATAGCTACAAGTGAATTAATAGAGAAAGTTTTAATGGAATATAGCAATAGTTTTGGTTTTTTATCGGTATTTAAGTATTTTATTCATAGGCATTAAAACCACACTAGAATACTAAAATACAACAAAAAGGTAGAAAAATGGCAAATGCAAATTATGCTTCAAGCCCAAAATGGCTTCACTTTAACAAATGAGATGATTAATTCTTTAAAACAACTCTTTGGCGAAAAAATCAATGTGGTAGAACCTGACAATAACGATTAAAACCTTGCAAAGCAATTTAAGTCAAGTGGATACTATTAGATTGAAAAATATAGTTAATAAGCTTGAAAATAAAGAATTGAAATTTTACTCCAAAACCGAATTTACGAACAACTAAAACAAAAAGGCCATTAGTGGTAATTCATTATTCTGATGAGTTTTTAAATGATTTAAAAAACATTGCAGATTAATCTTCTTAGATAGCAAAGATAGAGTCTTGATTTTTATACAATAGGTAAAAGCTGAAATTCAAAAAATACCACAATGCCTTATAGATATCACAAATAAAGCTATTAATAAAAATCAATCTTTTGAAGTGCTTTAATTTCTTCTTGGCTAAATCCAGCCTTTAATCTCGCTTCTTCATTAATGCTTTTGCCTACAAGTGAGAATTGTTTGAATTTTTTGCATAAGTCGATAAATTGCTCATCGTCTTTTTTGGAAAAATTCCACCAAAAATCCCCTTTGCTCACATGTTTTATTTCATCATTTAAGATAATGTCTAGCACTTCTTTAAGATAGCTTTTTATAGGATGATTATTGCTTTGTAATTTTTTTTGTACAAAGGGATTAGCATCAAGTCCTTTAGCTTCTAAGCCACGATGAACCACTCCCATTCTTAAACTTAAAGAATCTTTT
This genomic interval from Campylobacter sp. CCS1377 contains the following:
- the ftsH gene encoding ATP-dependent zinc metalloprotease FtsH produces the protein MNNTNNNNKNNTPKNNPNNFFNKNPILVFAIFGIIMVILFKSFSDGDGGLSSAMNGTETSKNIAYSEFKKLVESGQINQVSIGQTTIKAVSNSLNTIYIAKKVNDPELVALLDSKNIAYGAYSETNWLSDIFFSWVLPVFIFFGIWMFLASRMQKNMGSSILGIGSSKKLVNSEKPKVKFNDVAGVEEAKEEVKEIVDFLKFPERYIKLGAKIPKGLLLVGPPGTGKTLLAKAVAGEADVPFFSVSGSSFIEMFVGVGASRVRDLFENAKKEAPAIVFIDEIDAIGKSRAASGMMGGNDEREQTLNQLLAEMDGFGTESSPVIVLAATNRPEVLDAALLRPGRFDRQVLVDKPDFKGRCEILKVHMKDVKISPNVKVEDIARLTAGLAGADLANIINEAALLAGRDSKKYVEQNDLVEAVERAIAGLEKKSRRINDKEKKIVTYHECGHALIAETTKGAKRVSKVSVIPRGLAALGYTLNTPEENKFLMQKHELIAEVDVLLGGRAAEEVFIGEISTGASNDLERATDIIKAMISMYGMSEIAGLMVLEKQRNTFLSGGQTIKDYSEKMAESLDDYVKKTLDERYKDVKETLSTYKGAIETMVSALYEEETIEGTKVREIIKEYEVQNNLPSRLQIIGEENKEENKEK
- a CDS encoding phosphatidylserine decarboxylase; protein product: MKNMILARAGYFSVIAVFLLFLLVLIFWTFSWFLFLLTLFLIFLYRNPLRDRFCMDKKAILSPIDGRVVYIGNAYDENLGECVSLVIKNAFYNVGSIRSCAKAEIQNVKVNHGLFLCSEIKSSSYLNENIRLNLSVLDKEMAMIIYAGSLDRKLKLYDFSKELEACNELSFTHNGKVCLLLPKDTRILAGLGDEIKACSLLGYFS
- the pssA gene encoding CDP-diacylglycerol--serine O-phosphatidyltransferase, yielding MDTKFNFAYILPNLFTAISAFLGVISILASVQGKYGAALFYIIFSLICDGLDGRVARLTNTTSKFGVEFDSLADLVAFGVAPAVLFYMAIGSEFGRLGSLITAFFVVFGAIRLARFNVTTGTYEPSVFIGLPIPTAAVVSAIWTFSFLSYDFLKPYGVFFLILQAILALLMVSNIRYPSFKKVDFGRANVLRVLVILMVFCSFLYLYPLESVAVIATSYVFYGILRAVYTMCSVILKKTNKTLKK